A DNA window from Niabella yanshanensis contains the following coding sequences:
- a CDS encoding PspA/IM30 family protein produces the protein MNIFQRLFKIGQAETHSAIDKLEDPIKMIEQGLRDLHTELDQANRALAEVKAMHIRRGNELKQYREEQETIHNKSVLLLKKAQEGAVSIEEADQLVKENLRKKADITRRITEADLQVASLQQQVTALEGNVTKIKLSITQWESELKTLKARVKVSNATQQINKQLMKMDSNSVASMLERMKDKVLDEEALAQAYGEMNQKEESNDEKVNKIIEEISVDDELAKLKSQLGIDNAKEQDSPSS, from the coding sequence ATGAATATTTTTCAAAGACTTTTTAAAATAGGACAGGCGGAAACTCATTCGGCCATTGATAAACTCGAAGACCCTATCAAAATGATAGAACAGGGGTTGAGGGACCTGCATACCGAGCTGGATCAGGCTAACAGGGCATTGGCAGAAGTAAAAGCCATGCATATACGCAGGGGAAATGAGTTGAAACAATATCGTGAAGAGCAGGAAACTATACACAACAAATCAGTATTATTGCTCAAGAAAGCACAGGAAGGCGCAGTATCAATTGAAGAAGCTGACCAGCTGGTAAAGGAAAACCTCAGAAAGAAAGCGGATATTACCAGAAGAATAACCGAAGCGGATCTGCAGGTGGCATCTTTGCAACAGCAGGTAACCGCGCTGGAAGGCAATGTTACCAAGATCAAGCTGAGCATTACCCAATGGGAGAGCGAATTGAAAACACTGAAGGCCAGGGTTAAAGTAAGTAACGCTACGCAGCAGATCAATAAACAGCTGATGAAGATGGATTCCAATAGTGTGGCTTCTATGCTGGAACGTATGAAGGACAAAGTATTGGATGAGGAAGCACTGGCGCAGGCTTATGGGGAAATGAACCAGAAAGAAGAAAGTAACGATGAAAAAGTAAACAAGATCATTGAAGAGATTTCAGTTGACGATGAACTGGCTAAACTGAAAAGCCAACTGGGCATTGACAATGCTAAAGAACAGGATAGCCCATCCTCCTGA
- a CDS encoding YbjN domain-containing protein, whose protein sequence is MESFFSKVKNYVTELDYEVLYENENDGIIVIDKQEYGIRNMVLGVANPILIVEQYLFNCNSDSVYRELLIKNRDIVHGAFVLDETGEKVIFRNTLQVESLDKRELETTINSLSLLLSEYSNEIMKFSK, encoded by the coding sequence ATGGAGAGCTTTTTTAGTAAAGTGAAAAACTATGTTACCGAGCTTGACTATGAAGTTTTATACGAAAATGAAAACGATGGTATCATCGTTATAGACAAGCAGGAATATGGAATAAGAAATATGGTACTGGGCGTTGCTAACCCAATTTTAATTGTTGAACAGTACCTGTTTAATTGTAATAGCGACTCGGTTTACCGGGAGTTGCTAATCAAAAACAGGGATATTGTGCACGGCGCTTTTGTGCTGGATGAAACCGGCGAAAAAGTGATATTCCGAAACACATTACAGGTAGAGTCGCTTGACAAGCGCGAACTGGAGACCACCATTAACTCGTTATCGCTGTTACTTTCAGAATATTCCAATGAAATAATGAAGTTCAGCAAATAA
- a CDS encoding helix-turn-helix domain-containing protein, producing the protein MSNFGSNIKKIRSLKNYTQQHLADILGLTRAAVSSYEEGRAEPKIETLMRASQIFGVSVDDFINKKLTVNEVSHFKVPEIAPKISSDENPDVLFPENANWVSIKNATIIDNKFQESQILLAKVGELNASEPQIIYTGDTVFIASAKKIDRSCLIIGDHTIAISDITLVKTILGWYQPLSQETGGNIFEELDAIKSRLTELERKISG; encoded by the coding sequence ATGTCGAATTTTGGTTCTAATATTAAAAAGATAAGGAGCTTAAAGAATTATACACAGCAACACCTGGCAGATATACTGGGCCTGACCCGCGCCGCTGTAAGTTCTTACGAGGAAGGGAGAGCAGAACCGAAAATAGAGACGCTGATGCGGGCTTCGCAGATATTTGGTGTCAGCGTAGATGATTTTATCAATAAAAAATTAACCGTTAACGAAGTCTCCCACTTTAAAGTGCCCGAAATCGCTCCCAAAATATCCAGTGACGAGAATCCTGACGTCCTGTTCCCCGAAAATGCCAACTGGGTTAGCATTAAAAATGCTACTATTATTGACAACAAGTTTCAGGAAAGTCAAATATTATTAGCAAAGGTGGGCGAACTCAATGCTTCTGAACCCCAAATTATTTATACCGGCGATACTGTATTTATTGCTTCGGCTAAAAAGATAGATCGCAGCTGCCTTATAATCGGAGACCATACAATTGCAATAAGTGATATTACCCTGGTGAAAACGATCCTCGGTTGGTACCAGCCTTTAAGCCAGGAGACCGGCGGCAATATTTTTGAAGAGCTGGATGCGATCAAAAGCAGGCTGACTGAATTAGAGAGGAAGATTTCGGGTTAA